In Neorhizobium galegae, the following proteins share a genomic window:
- a CDS encoding GMC family oxidoreductase gives MASADSETETTDVCIVGAGPVGLALALKLEKLGLTVTLLEMGAGGAAEDAGAGDIEFTNGRHAPSMAMSRPGIGGASALWGGRCVTFDELDFEVRDHVPFSGWPISHEELRRHYPEALTFLNCNAGEPAFEPIGVPDNKIDTNALERWSRLPDLGPIYGERLKASRRIRLVNATVAGITLDASRARVESLTAYSAGQESQITARAFVLAGGGLENARLLLALRERRPEALGGPEGPLGRFYQGHLTGYIAVLQFDQPRIASHFAFNIDDENYVFRRRLQITPAIQAEEKLLNCVFWIDAISVADPVHGSGALSLIYLFLKIFGLYRRLSNGLAPTARGPENIDRRQHWRNIRTDRRTLFDLFGSVLNMLKRRMEPWRTLINPKGRYLLRYHAEQVPNPESRVHLQPQGGAGTRAALVVDYRVTEQDLSSVLKSHEILDMWLRRTGLGRLEYLHDTLQRRQAVLSQAFDGYHQIGLSPMSGNPDDGVTDADCCVHGIGNLYLAGSGLFPTGGHANPTLPAVALALRLAGHLSEKFRR, from the coding sequence ATGGCTTCAGCAGATTCTGAGACGGAAACGACGGATGTCTGCATCGTCGGCGCAGGCCCCGTCGGGTTGGCACTCGCTCTGAAGCTTGAGAAACTCGGGCTCACCGTAACCCTGCTCGAAATGGGCGCGGGCGGAGCGGCGGAAGACGCCGGTGCCGGCGATATCGAATTCACCAACGGCCGTCATGCTCCTTCAATGGCGATGTCCCGTCCGGGCATCGGTGGTGCGTCGGCGCTTTGGGGCGGCCGGTGCGTCACTTTCGACGAACTGGATTTCGAGGTGCGGGATCATGTGCCGTTTTCCGGTTGGCCGATTTCCCACGAGGAGCTTCGCCGCCACTATCCGGAAGCGCTGACATTCCTCAACTGCAATGCCGGCGAGCCTGCTTTTGAGCCGATCGGCGTCCCGGATAATAAGATCGACACGAACGCCCTGGAGCGGTGGAGCCGGCTTCCGGATCTCGGGCCGATTTATGGAGAGAGGCTCAAGGCTTCCAGACGTATTCGTCTCGTGAACGCGACCGTCGCCGGCATCACGCTTGATGCGTCCCGCGCGCGCGTCGAGAGTCTCACGGCCTACAGCGCCGGACAGGAAAGCCAGATCACGGCGAGAGCTTTCGTCCTTGCCGGAGGAGGGCTGGAAAATGCCCGCCTGCTGCTCGCCCTGCGGGAGAGGCGGCCGGAGGCACTGGGCGGCCCCGAGGGGCCGCTTGGCCGCTTCTACCAGGGACACCTCACTGGCTACATTGCCGTGCTGCAATTCGACCAGCCCAGGATCGCGAGCCACTTCGCCTTTAATATCGACGACGAAAACTATGTCTTTCGTCGCAGGCTGCAGATCACGCCGGCGATCCAGGCGGAGGAAAAGCTTCTCAACTGCGTCTTCTGGATCGACGCGATTTCGGTTGCCGACCCCGTGCATGGCTCGGGCGCGCTGTCGCTCATCTATCTGTTCCTGAAGATATTCGGTCTCTATCGCCGCCTCTCGAACGGCCTGGCGCCGACGGCCAGGGGGCCTGAGAACATTGACCGCCGACAGCATTGGCGGAATATCCGCACCGATCGCCGCACCCTGTTCGATTTGTTCGGATCGGTTCTCAACATGTTGAAGCGACGCATGGAACCGTGGCGCACGCTCATCAATCCAAAAGGCCGCTATCTGCTTCGCTACCATGCCGAACAGGTGCCCAATCCGGAAAGCCGGGTCCACCTGCAACCTCAGGGCGGAGCGGGCACCCGAGCCGCTCTTGTCGTCGACTACCGAGTGACCGAACAGGACTTGAGTTCAGTCCTGAAATCGCACGAGATTCTTGATATGTGGCTACGCCGAACCGGGCTCGGACGACTGGAATATCTGCATGATACCCTCCAGCGGCGGCAGGCCGTGCTGAGCCAGGCATTCGACGGCTATCACCAGATCGGTCTAAGCCCCATGTCCGGCAACCCTGACGATGGCGTGACCGATGCCGATTGCTGCGTCCATGGCATCGGCAATCTTTATCTTGCCGGCAGCGGCCTGTTCCCGACGGGAGGCCATGCCAACCCGACATTGCCGGCCGTGGCGCTGGCGCTCCGGCTCGCCGGACACCTTTCCGAAAAGTTCAGGCGATGA
- a CDS encoding aldo/keto reductase, with product MVEYRYLGRSALKVSPLTLGAMMFGNQTPDDVALRIIDKARDQGINFIDTADVYHDGKSEEVVGRGIKAHRDDWVVATKFVNFHNNKPNQGGHSRKWVFQTVENSLRNLGTDYIDILYFHRSVFDAPLDEPMRAIADLIRAGKLRYFGVSNFRGWRIAEVSHLADQLGIDRPIASQPLYNIVNRTAEAEQLPAAAAYGLGVVSYSPLARGILTGKYNVGEEPAADTRAGRGDKRMHDVEFREESIALAKQIAAHAHAKGIAAADFALAWVLNNQLVTSAIAGPRTEEHWDGYVRALEVKLDAEDEALVDRLVATGHPSTPGFTDPAHPVEGRVARSAGGSASVAPLRQSQRIA from the coding sequence ATGGTTGAGTATCGCTATCTGGGCCGCAGCGCCCTGAAGGTTTCGCCGCTGACACTGGGGGCCATGATGTTCGGCAACCAGACGCCGGACGACGTGGCCTTGCGCATTATCGACAAGGCGCGAGACCAGGGGATCAACTTTATCGATACCGCCGACGTCTACCACGATGGCAAATCGGAGGAGGTCGTCGGGCGCGGCATCAAGGCTCATCGCGACGACTGGGTTGTGGCGACGAAGTTCGTCAATTTCCACAATAACAAACCCAACCAGGGCGGCCATTCGCGCAAATGGGTCTTCCAGACGGTCGAGAACTCGTTGCGCAATCTGGGCACCGATTATATCGACATCCTCTATTTCCACCGTTCCGTTTTCGATGCACCTCTGGATGAGCCGATGCGGGCCATCGCCGATCTGATCAGGGCTGGCAAGCTGCGTTACTTCGGCGTTTCGAATTTCCGCGGCTGGCGTATCGCCGAGGTATCCCACCTCGCGGACCAGCTGGGAATCGATAGGCCGATCGCCAGCCAGCCGCTCTACAACATCGTCAACCGCACGGCGGAAGCCGAGCAGTTGCCGGCCGCTGCCGCTTATGGTCTCGGCGTGGTTTCCTACAGCCCGCTCGCGCGCGGCATCCTCACCGGCAAGTACAATGTCGGGGAGGAGCCGGCCGCCGATACGCGTGCCGGGCGCGGGGACAAGCGCATGCACGACGTGGAGTTCCGCGAGGAATCGATCGCGCTCGCCAAGCAGATCGCCGCGCATGCACACGCGAAAGGGATTGCGGCTGCGGATTTCGCGCTCGCCTGGGTGCTCAACAACCAACTCGTCACGTCGGCGATTGCCGGCCCGCGCACCGAGGAGCATTGGGACGGTTATGTCCGCGCGCTCGAGGTCAAGCTGGACGCAGAGGACGAGGCGCTGGTCGATCGTCTAGTCGCAACCGGTCATCCGTCGACACCGGGCTTTACCGATCCGGCTCACCCGGTCGAGGGCCGCGTTGCCCGCTCCGCAGGTGGATCGGCGTCGGTCGCTCCGCTGAGGCAATCGCAACGCATCGCCTAG
- a CDS encoding ABC transporter substrate-binding protein — translation MTTRLRPIRISLLGLLAVAILSGCESSSVADRVLDDKALKPPPSVVEETFGRGSTEVTVLLTKAPNGTYEGAARDIRDGAALAIGELDDAGVMKIKVVDVAEGPAAVAPALAAARARNSGLLISYAPQATTAAIAAIPADQRPPLINLSSPVAGANVFNFGFDEVASVARGVRPVITSGHKRVVVLTPNSIAGVDEERLRSAVGQAGGALIGVVRYDPAAPLGDLLIRNKALLDDAGALVLMGDSATVGTVLKGVRASFGKLAVVGTSHWPIELYADPAASNVIIAAADPDASLLIGERYRRFNKRSLSVYAAEGYDSIAVAAGIVRGKGATALTPEALTTKTGFRGVTGLFRFTPSGMAERKIGLYKIDGGRLVAIEPKAVSF, via the coding sequence ATGACGACGCGCCTGCGTCCGATACGTATATCGCTGCTGGGTTTGCTGGCTGTCGCTATCCTGTCCGGATGCGAATCCTCGTCCGTTGCCGACAGGGTTCTCGACGACAAGGCGCTGAAGCCGCCGCCATCCGTGGTTGAGGAAACATTCGGGCGCGGCTCGACGGAAGTCACCGTGCTTCTAACCAAAGCGCCGAACGGCACCTATGAGGGTGCTGCGCGCGACATACGTGACGGTGCGGCCCTTGCCATCGGCGAACTTGACGATGCCGGCGTCATGAAGATCAAGGTGGTCGACGTGGCGGAGGGGCCGGCTGCCGTGGCCCCGGCGCTTGCCGCTGCAAGAGCACGCAATTCCGGTCTGCTGATCAGCTATGCGCCGCAGGCGACGACGGCGGCGATTGCTGCCATTCCGGCCGATCAGCGACCGCCGCTGATCAATCTTTCAAGCCCTGTGGCTGGCGCGAACGTCTTCAATTTCGGGTTCGATGAGGTGGCGAGTGTTGCGCGGGGCGTGCGCCCGGTCATCACCTCCGGCCATAAGAGAGTTGTCGTCCTGACGCCCAATAGCATAGCCGGTGTCGACGAGGAGCGCCTGAGATCCGCGGTCGGCCAGGCCGGCGGCGCACTGATCGGCGTGGTCCGTTATGATCCAGCCGCGCCGCTTGGCGACCTGCTTATCCGCAACAAGGCTCTGCTCGATGATGCCGGTGCCTTGGTGCTGATGGGGGATTCTGCAACGGTCGGAACCGTCCTCAAGGGTGTCAGGGCCTCTTTCGGCAAACTGGCCGTGGTCGGAACCAGCCACTGGCCAATAGAGCTTTATGCCGATCCGGCTGCCTCCAATGTCATCATCGCAGCGGCCGATCCGGACGCGTCCCTGTTGATCGGCGAACGATATCGCCGCTTCAACAAGCGTTCGCTCTCGGTCTATGCCGCGGAGGGTTACGACAGTATCGCGGTCGCTGCCGGCATCGTCAGAGGCAAGGGTGCAACGGCGCTGACGCCGGAGGCGTTGACGACGAAGACGGGGTTTCGAGGCGTTACGGGCCTGTTCCGTTTCACGCCGAGCGGAATGGCGGAGCGTAAGATCGGGCTTTACAAGATCGACGGCGGCCGGCTGGTGGCCATCGAGCCGAAGGCGGTCAGCTTCTGA
- a CDS encoding transglutaminase-like cysteine peptidase, with the protein MASLAFRNVQVAAAFQTFSQLGSTIALPAARPANVVEVAIKPADLSPSKRVAPTTPNGAVFDTVAIPFKRLAALKKLAPALEEMNSGTAVKCNGKGCSPAFAAIQLVGLNTSQSSIRDKLNAVNAAVNQSIRYRTDQDAYKVTDRWSTPRETLSLQQGDCEDFAILKMAALRAEGIDPEQMSIVVLFDQKRHFYHAVLSVEAGGKFFILDNMRNQVLLDTQLPDYMPLYSIKGGKGFLHGSRRKDQNVAMATPLEKIAPGEGVNF; encoded by the coding sequence ATGGCTTCGCTTGCGTTCCGGAACGTACAGGTTGCCGCAGCATTTCAGACATTCAGCCAGCTCGGCTCGACGATCGCGCTGCCCGCGGCGAGACCTGCGAATGTAGTCGAGGTCGCTATCAAACCGGCCGACCTGTCACCATCCAAGCGCGTAGCGCCGACAACGCCCAACGGCGCCGTGTTCGATACGGTCGCCATCCCCTTCAAGCGCCTTGCCGCCTTGAAGAAGCTCGCGCCCGCTCTCGAAGAGATGAACAGCGGCACCGCGGTGAAATGCAACGGCAAGGGCTGCAGCCCGGCCTTCGCCGCCATCCAGCTCGTCGGTCTGAACACGTCGCAATCGTCGATCCGCGACAAGCTCAACGCCGTCAATGCCGCCGTGAACCAGTCCATTCGCTACCGCACCGACCAGGACGCCTACAAGGTTACCGACCGTTGGAGCACGCCCCGGGAAACGCTGAGCCTGCAGCAGGGCGATTGCGAAGATTTCGCGATCCTGAAAATGGCGGCACTTCGCGCGGAAGGCATCGACCCCGAGCAGATGTCGATCGTCGTCCTGTTCGACCAGAAGCGGCACTTCTACCACGCCGTCCTTTCGGTCGAAGCCGGCGGCAAGTTCTTCATCCTCGACAACATGCGCAACCAGGTTCTCCTGGATACGCAGCTTCCCGACTACATGCCGCTCTATTCGATCAAGGGCGGCAAGGGCTTCCTGCACGGCTCCCGCCGCAAGGACCAGAACGTCGCGATGGCAACGCCGCTGGAAAAGATTGCGCCAGGCGAAGGTGTAAACTTCTAG
- a CDS encoding ribbon-helix-helix domain-containing protein, which yields MSGIEPAGDPLPIIDKEEVEPRFRAVVARNGERRGIRLEKIYWEGLSRMSAAGKITTGDLVQYTAAQMPEGGNLTSLLRVLSLKWALGRLATVEEVSSLENLGALVQASPSPTVVLTREKRLQFFNEPFLVMLRQRLVGEDTSQLMKTLKFSIDTQIEDAMDTLQMNRGKTLNTGFTISCARQVIKGQINLALAPAHEKPMLIGYISRY from the coding sequence ATGTCCGGCATCGAACCTGCGGGCGATCCGCTGCCGATTATCGACAAGGAAGAAGTCGAGCCGCGTTTTCGCGCGGTCGTGGCGCGCAATGGCGAGCGTCGCGGTATCAGGCTCGAGAAAATCTATTGGGAAGGCCTCAGCCGCATGTCGGCGGCAGGCAAGATAACCACCGGCGATCTGGTTCAGTACACCGCGGCCCAGATGCCGGAGGGGGGCAATCTCACCTCGCTGCTGCGCGTCCTCAGCCTCAAATGGGCGCTTGGACGGCTGGCGACGGTCGAGGAAGTCTCGTCGCTCGAAAATCTCGGTGCGCTGGTTCAGGCATCGCCGTCCCCGACGGTCGTGTTGACACGTGAAAAGCGGTTGCAGTTCTTCAACGAACCGTTTCTTGTCATGCTTCGGCAGCGGTTGGTGGGGGAGGATACGTCGCAGCTGATGAAGACCCTGAAGTTCTCGATCGACACGCAGATCGAAGACGCGATGGACACGCTGCAGATGAATCGCGGCAAGACCTTGAATACCGGCTTCACGATTTCCTGCGCCAGGCAGGTCATCAAGGGTCAGATCAACCTGGCCCTTGCCCCGGCACATGAAAAGCCGATGTTGATCGGCTATATTTCCCGTTATTGA